The genomic window GCAATGTAGGGAAGTGTGGAGTAGATCTTTGTGAGCCAGGGGCAAAGCGAATTCAATACTAGCAGTATCGCAATTCTGCAAAGTGTATGAAGGTGTTGAATTCAACCTAACCTCTGCTtacataatttctattcttccCGACAGGCCTGAAAGTAGCAGTGAATAATCTTCGAAATAGTAATGTAttggaaaaaatgtaattaattataaatcgTATAACGAGATGCTACGATCTATAAGTAACgttcataataaaaaaaactcatctCTTCAGCTATCTAATCTCTCTTtagttttgttgaaaattatgtcGCGATATCAGAATTGCCGGATGTTTATCTTTTTCAGGAAGAAACTGTCTTCTATACTTGTAATTTTCGCCTTTTTCACAATTAACGGGAATCGTTGATTTGTCCTTTGTAGGCTAAGCTGTGAGCGAAACTCTCATCCGTCTGCTTGAAGCCTTCGGGAACAGGTACAACGGCGTCTAGACCCAGACTCCTCATGCTCCTATCCCAGCCTCCGCCGCCACCGCCACCGCTGCTCTGCCAACCCCCACCGTGGTGCATgtctcctcctccacctccttgTTTCTGCTGGAGCAGCTTCTTCAAGGCAATGATGAGGGAGAGGACCAGAGCTATTTTAGCAATGATGAAAGCTTTTCCCGCCAGCAGGAACAGGCCCATCATCCCCAGTGGTACCATAGCGATCATCTTCATGCCCATACCCATCATCATCATGCCcatcattttcttcattttaccACGACCTTCTTCGATACTTCTTTTGAGGTCAGTAGACGTCATTTTTGGCAGACTTATTTGTAGATCAAAACCGTTCATTAGAGAGGTGATCTTGTTGAACAGGATTGTGTTCAACGTCTCTTCTCTGAAAGATCCGGCTCTGCCTAGAGATTCGAGATCCTGTTCAGAGTAGCGCTGTGTATCTACATGATCGTTCTTGATCAATTCAACGTTTTCGGTGATCGGTATGTTGCTGTTAATTCTCCCGAATCTATCGAGAAAAGAAATCGCCTTCTTCTTCAAACATGGTGAGAGACCGATGTCCTGCTGCTGGCACTCCTCGTACACACGAAAGGCGGTTCTATAGCCTTTTTCAATGATATCAGCGTCATCCGCTGCCCTGGCAAGCTTCGACGATATCATCAACACCAAAAGAAAACCGAAGCTTTTTGCGAAGGTCATTTTCTCGCCGTATTTGAAGACTACTTCCACAAAATCGAATCACAG from Neodiprion lecontei isolate iyNeoLeco1 chromosome 1, iyNeoLeco1.1, whole genome shotgun sequence includes these protein-coding regions:
- the LOC107228199 gene encoding uncharacterized protein LOC107228199; amino-acid sequence: MTFAKSFGFLLVLMISSKLARAADDADIIEKGYRTAFRVYEECQQQDIGLSPCLKKKAISFLDRFGRINSNIPITENVELIKNDHVDTQRYSEQDLESLGRAGSFREETLNTILFNKITSLMNGFDLQISLPKMTSTDLKRSIEEGRGKMKKMMGMMMMGMGMKMIAMVPLGMMGLFLLAGKAFIIAKIALVLSLIIALKKLLQQKQGGGGGDMHHGGGWQSSGGGGGGGWDRSMRSLGLDAVVPVPEGFKQTDESFAHSLAYKGQINDSR